The genomic stretch GGCATCCACGTGTTGGCGGGGTGGTGCTTCACGAGGCCGAACTCCACTACCGTTGACCATGCACTCTGGGTGTACCCTTAGTGGCACGCAGCCACGAGGCGAAGGATACCACCAGGGGATCGCCCTAGTCCGATCAATTGCACCACGATAACCACAAATTGTAGAGGTTCGCGTGCTGGCCGAGGTGGGCCGCCAATCTGCGGGTCGTCCGCCTTTGAAGAAGCGAATATCCTGGCCAAAACTACCCAACGCTTTTTTCGTGGTCGTCAGTAAACGactaaaaaggaattgattaaCACCCAACACACACAATATTTAATTTCCACCAATTTACCTCACGGAACTGTTATTTTATATTTAGCTCTGCCTCActaataatttgattttttctgaCTCACGTTttgatttctgttataatttgatcaatttttttaattagaaataaaataactacttgatttatttcatttttcttttttaataacGCGTGCTTACCGTTTAGAATTTATTCAATTCACTGGACTCACGgttttataaaattaaaccaataactTTTTGATAGgtcaaaatctggaaaaaatcaaattaacttAGAATACACTTCATTTTGCAACGGTTAAatttattcacttttttcagaattCACTaataaaattaacttttatGGTTCACTgacttatttttttgaaatttctgaCTTGTCTGTTCGGCGGTCTGAACGGGAAAGATCGAGTTATTTTTTCCCTCGTTCAGCCAAGCCTCGAATTTTCttaatttcttttaatttcCGTTTGTAAAAATTCTTGACGTTGATTTCCATACTATAATTATTTTCGTTTACTGATCAGTGAAACCAACCTTTTCCAAGACTGTCAAAATATTAGTATCCAACACCCCATCAGTAATTCCCCTTGATTCGAGCACTCATTGTCTACCTTGCAGGCGATTTAACTCCCACCATTTGATAAGGTTCTCTATGAAACTAGCGGCACGCTCGTTTCAactttttggttgattttcaagacttccaaaaatataaccaatttctcaattcaggtaaaacatgtttcagggaagcaaaaaacatgtatttctaatttcatttctaCCTTACAATCTTGtgaaatagggtatcgaacgtcttcgtcagtggttttcttcggcagtttttttgtagcaatcttatgcaaaagggggccgaagaaaaccactgacgaagacattCGATACCCTTgttcggaacgatcggataaCCTACAACCAATAGGAAATTCATTGTACTTTTTAGATTTTTGGGTCccgttttgcacatcgttgttcatagggagatattttgaaaattaaactaTGGAGACGTATGGTAGTCAGTTGTAGAATATTCAATTTCGTGTATTTAAACAACATGATTGACTGGGAAATGTACATgaagttttgacgtgggactacgtctttgtttactatactaggatgcattctgtaaaattggaaataaaaactggcaaatgttgcgtcagattttaaaCGTTAATGAGGGTTGGGTAATGTGTCCACGGtccataacaataacaatatcgcacgctagcctgggggctaatgcggtctcggtcacctagattagttgagagaatacgttatcgatattgttttcggcacattttgcatgttgaaggataagtacaacgatacaccgtgccccagctgggtcgagaaaatttccagctcgaaaagatcctcgacctgatcgggaatcgaacccgacatcacaaccgtgtaggagagctagccgaccgacatcgctaaccacagaaccacggggaccacggtccacggtccatacattttttttagacttTATATGGgaagttgtccacggagggtggtatgtggatggcccctaagacaaaaccattcattatgataacgtaagtattattggaattggtttttgaggatatagagttgattctgactttgacgcattacgagaaattatatatattatatgcttgtgccttgtcaaatacatgttgtttgtacaaaataatactacaggcataatatcgtcataaataaacgatattctttcgaatgttgttgattatatttcaaaaattcatttccaggggaggctgaaaatttaaatacgtacagtcgctgagcaaacacattgaatCTGTCTGccgactctgtatattttgtaacaaaaaatcccctaattacagtgtttagcccAACGTTGCCAGTAACTGCctgataaatctggattttgccagatttttgtttgcgtgccagacaaacagataaacctcagaatctgccagatatttgaagaggagacagatttttgccagatttcatccgcgtcgtctcgcaaaaaggttATCGCGTGACAGGCCGTGGTCGGCCTTTACACCtggcgagagcaaaaaaaaggtcttcaCTTTTAATTTTTGTCGGGAATTTTATCCGACAATGAGTGGCAGATTTTTGACAGACTTTTTATtgtcgttttgccagattttatttaaaacttagtggcaacgctggtttagtcccacgtcaccatttcatacaaccctagggctgtataccttgtagtattttccaGTAGTttctacatttttatataaacttgtaaaccgctttcagtactgaggtaaaataaaactacttttacttaaaaaaagtaaaattttacagtaaattgaacaaataagagcaatgagatgaatataggtgttgaGATAAATATAAGAGCGGTTctcctatcaaaattttaagcgagtttaaagcaaaaacaaaaacctaaattaatccacttagcggtcagacccagcctttctcattcaaacttttatttgtaaaaatagatttacatgaacgcttcaatccaataattgtatattcactttttaggttctaaaatatcgatgttgtagtctatacatataaaaatgcactctggtctgtctgtatgtctgatctatataggctcgaaaactatcgaaccgatcgacgtgaaaatttgtatgtaggggttttttcGACAAGGCTCCTGCATTGAATCTTCATTCGCTTCGTGAACCGTTTGCTGTGGACTAATGTCAATGTAACACGAACACATACTTCATCGGGGGCGTACATGTGTTCGGATGAACTGAAACGATCGATTTGTGTCTTCCCCTTTTCTACTGTTTCTCATTATTTGCCGATTGAATACGGTTCAAAATCACatcgatgcaactcagtaaatatttgtatcGGTTCACCGTGGCATTGAAAGATTCGTCATGGCGAATCAAATCGGGACGAAGACAAAATAGCATTCGCCCCGAATCGTTCACTGAAGAGTTACATaccagaatttctgagcttgttCATACATTCGCTGGTGCTATGAGACAATAGGCCGTATGAATTAGGCCGAAAACATGGAGGCGCGTCCTGCgctgcggagacggttcgccttgccgtgggttagctgtacattaacctgcggcagggcTCTACGTAGGGCTGTACATTAGCCTACGgcgcttatttaaaaaaaaaatattatttttgtatctATGTCGTGAAGATTCAATGAAACAGCGAGCATAGTCTCTTAAGAAAACAATTGATGTtggaaatcatacaaaatttagttgaatttattatgattgacgacagggaacatattgttcatatttttttcggtttttgaagaTGCATGGCAGCGCCGTGTTAGTTGTTTTGTAAATTAATACAACTGATCATTTGCTCAATTTGCGAGGTCTGTCTCATTTATctggcatttttttaaatattccaaTCCGAAGAAACAAATATTTAAGATAACCGAACAGTTAGTTTGCTTACAAATAATTCTTGTACTCGGTAAATATGGttacataaatatttaaaaattattttttaatcgatgtttgcaatacacggtaaataaataaatcgttgttttaatttatttatcttggagatgaaaaaacgaatttgcaaccaacagattttatttaaaaggtATAGCGCTTTCTTCAAAGTATTCTAATTGGTCGTAGgtggtttttcttagttttattttcggGGTGAAAAATGCGATACAGAGAAACAGTCGCATTCGCTTAAAGATAGGTTTGGACATAGGAAAATGAATATTGATTAGGAAAAAcgcaaaatggcatattttaaCAGTCTTGTGTGCTGGATTGGCGTGcataaatacactaaggtcgctttttacgcgtttttgtaCGCGGGTTtcttacgcggctttttttacgcgaattccggaatttaagcggttatttttatgcggcacgtttcccccgcgtaaaaaccgaCTTTGGTGTATAGCAAATTACTTTAGTTATTTACACAAATTTACATTTGTTGCAAAGACAATTAAAGTACATATTAATTTTAccacagttgagaaaaaaaaatacaacgttCAATACTTTTACTGCTAGAAAGTAGTGAACAGGCAGACagattttcacaatgattatGAATTGCGTAAAACGAATTTGTAAATATGTCCGCCATTTTGTATGTTTCTTctgtcgatattttttttttcttaactctaAAGTTAagtttaaataaatacaaaagattgtttctttgtgtcgcttgaaaacatctcaaaaggaacaatcttttctatttattttaaatttgacaccCTCTACCTGTATCTTCTTGGTGACTGGTTCCGCGTCCTGGCCTAACAAAAGCCAACTAGAAAAGCTACGGATCAAAGCAAATGACTAAGGCCGTGGAAATACTGGAGCGGCCTGTGCTGCGAAGACGGCTCACCTTGCCGTGGGCTAATGTACAGCcataagtagagctgtacattaacttgCGGCAGAATGAGCCGCCTTCGCTGCGCAGGCCGCGTCCACGGCCTAAGATTCAATCAGAAGCAACCCAGCGGACATGgtcatatatatatttataaatatACTGTCGTGTGCTGTCATTTTtacgtaagcgccaaattttcaaatttcatttttttacgtaTTACTATAGTATAGGTAACCACCTTCAAGATGCTTGTTGTCGTTTCCAAAATTTTtactaaggcgacatccataaattacgtaacgcaaacaACCCGATTTCcggacccccacccccccatatgtaacgaaacgtaacgccaacacctactcccccataaaaattacttaacgctgcagaaggatttcccTGATAAAAATTGTCGTTTTTTGGAgggtctctccagagatttttcgttacgtaacgctgaactcacctccccccctcccctgtgtaacaaatcgtaacgctcaaggattcccccctcccccctatgagcgttacgtaatttatggatgacgcctaaataactgagaaatatcaaaaataaaaagtgacgTTAGCGCTACTTTGCATAGAAGTGACGTTGAGTTACGGATACGATAGTGTATCCTGCTTGTGGAGTGCATAATTTTCTTATATACTTGCTGCTGACTACCGACCAGTACGCATGGCAAACTAGACTATTTAAGCGTACCAACGTCACTTTTAGTGCAAAACGTTGAAATGGTTTTgctcttttgcaagagaagtgacgttggcattGGAACTCAATGCATTTACATAAATAAACGTGTTAAAGCAATGGGGtacgtttttcatcatatttactcagattctatCAGATCAGATTGCGTAATAAAGCGTAATTGCGCTTCGGTTAATTTGCGGACGATTTAGATTAAATCGCTTCTGTAgcgattttgtgcttttggcgcttacgtcaaaatcctAGCCCACGGCAGTATAGGTTTCTTCTTcggcaatttttatttttcgtttggaTTCGCCCCGAAGCAACATTGTGATTGGTAATACCATTCACAGTGAATACTCATCGGAATTGATCTGAGTGACAAGGCTTCTGAAACGATGTATTCCCATCCGATCGCTCAATATCCCTTCGGATGACTTAAGTAAATCGTAGCCAATACGAGTTAAACACGAAGGTAATCATATTACGTTTTAATAACTATTCATCGCCCACAAGCCACTCGTAACAGTTCAGTTCACCATAGTCGTTGTTTCCATTGCTGAGTGAATACACTGTTGCCACGTGCTGTTGTGCTtcggcaataatgaatgaatacgGAGGAAACGAAGTGATATTCAGCAGCCCTGCTTCTAGCTTGTGGCTGTCCATGGTGAAACGGATGAATGTCGACTCGTCCAGTTAATCAGCATTCCTTGAAATTAGTGGACGGTACGGTAACGGTAACTTTctactagtgctgggactatccggattaaaatatccggatatccgacaaatatccaaaatcctgATCCGGATTTGttggctcgtatcatattagtaactctgagcaattgatgagtagtggaatgcccatagcgaaatccaaactgttcatctgcaaaaattgaattttcattgatgtgtgacatcatcctattaaaaataattctctcaaacagtttacttatcgaggaaagcaaactgattggtcgataacttgaaacctcagctggattcttatccggctttaaaattggagtaatttttgcatttttccataatttgggaaagtatgcaattttgaaacagctattgaaaatttttactagaaattccattgtgctctcagagagatgtttgattaatatgttaaaaattccatcgtcaccaggtgctttcatattcttgaaatttttaataattgatttaatctcactcaagttcaattcaattatttatgcaggtaaaaaatcctgggaagaaattaaatcaaattgacgtgtgacttcagtttcaattggactcacaaaattcaaatttgaattatgaacacttTCAAACTGCTGAgtaagtctttgagccttttgttcaatgggaacacccaacgcaaacgggaaacattttattactttggggcaattttttattacttattgtgtcttatgactgcgcattatacacaaatagtaataaccgaaaagtaacaaaaattatgacggccacacgcttgtatgtgtttctgcaggagaacatacagccaagcaccgcaatgcatgtgttagcaaaacttcactcgctgcatttgtattgatgcaacgatcagattaatttttgtcctcttcatccacacataatgagaatctcacccgtcaacctcaaatgtctaattagaaacactttcgtttcgtcccgcagtgtttatttgaaatgaaaatatgttatgctgtctgaacagagttgccgaagttgcgaatattgttctggatgggcacgaattttgtattttcaaacaggtgcaaatgagtttccatgaaccaatgagtatgtgttttggatagcttgcaagaaagcgaatgtttttgtttttctctaacgcagtttacagatcgtgatgtcaattGAAGACGCAttccaagtctttgaaatcatcaacgtttgcatactctatgacggggaaaatgctgcttggcagctcttgtcatattctttctctactccgtatgcatacatcgagcgaactaatacacgctcaccggatgaattggagattgaagaaacttgtaacatgtgcaacatatgcgacggtgtgtgatttttttttcttgagatggaaagggagcagtttttgacagaaaaaatcgtgctcccgtaacacgtgctaaatatatgacagtatgtgttgttacttgactggggaagaattttattgccttttaagtaataggtttgttaccttgaagggaattttgcgctattgcttctaaagtaataaggaaaagttttgcgtgtacaagaaaacgtttactatcaatttttcaacttaagtttaaaaattttaatttctcagaagagtaaatctttgtttaatctctttctgtaaatctttataaatagttttaaaaacaggttcACGacaacgttgatattgacgcctgcgaacatttttcaatcgaattaggagttgaagattttcgttaattattggtgaatcaaattttctttgagcttttggaatagaataattcctggcatcaataattgcacatttcaatgcttccaaagcggaatcattATTCACTTTGTTTTGTAAATCCACCTCTTTATGAAAttactctcaatatgagttttatatcctttccaattagccttgtgataattaaaaataaagctCAAAGATTTTAAGACTGATGtatttgatatagaaaaagtttttggaagatggtcagaatcaaagtcaacatgtgtgatcaattcactacatacatgactttgatctgttagtaccaaatagatcgttgatggatttcttacagaagaaaaacatgtaggactattcggagacaaaatatagaccgttccgataattataaatacacttacgatcaaccgccatttcaaataacgagcattattcaaccaaacgttggctgcgtcctgttgtttacatccaaaagaatgCGTgtcctttctcccgagcaaagaaagcgaattgtgcacaaatggggcaccgtgagtggtctttctataagaaaattagccagagaagaaggtataagtgtcggagcagttcaaaccgcattgcggaagtattgtgaagagtgcacatttactgatgccccaagacgtggtagacaacccgggcctgttgatcccacaatggacaaaaaggttaaggaatactacaagcggcatctttcagtatcagtacgagatgtggcgagaaagcttggaacctcggcgagtaacgttatgcgtgccaagggaagaatgggtctgcagacccgtcggaagcagaagcagccaaaacgaaatccaaaacaagctgaatctgtgaaatcgagagctcggaagctttatgacaaacttctgaccaaaaaaatggggtgtgttatcatggatgacgaaacctacataaaactggactataagactctgccaggatcgcaattttatacatcaccgaagggaaaggatgtccctggaccagtgaaagccatttacaccgaaaaattcggcaagaaggtaatggtttggcaggccatttgtgaatgtgggaaaatatctcgtccattcattacgaatgacacaatgaatggtaaaatttacgtgaaagagtgtttgcagaaaaggttgttacccatggttaagcagcataagagtcctccaatcttttggcccgatcttgcttcctgacATTACTccaaggatgcactagggtggtataaaacaaataatgtcacatgtgtcccaaaggagatgaatcctccaaactgccctgaaattcgccctattgaaactttttgggctttgaccaaggcaaagctgaggaaatatgtcaaaccagcggaaaatgttgaaaaatttgaaaaagattggcttaaagtggtaaaaatggtcggagaacacactgtgcaaaagcttatgagtagtgttaagagaaaagttagagaactcgcgtatcctacgaaaaataatcccgacttgaattgaaactggaaagaaaacacttattatctatattttagaataaaatgacccaaaaaaatcctgtattttttgttttattcaagaaaaaagatgtatttataattttcggaacagtctatagaaCAGTATCCTgcggaacaatcattgaataaaattttgccattggaattatttTGAACATTAGTCCATGATCGtatttagcgttaaaatcgccgattataaaaaaaatttgaacgatttcttgtgagtttttgtacagcatctttaaccctctagtgcccaatgtcgccttttggcgggcttcagtcaaacctctaaaaagcctCAGTAAATACTTGAAATGTGTTTATTatggttcatagtgattttaacgAAGCCTGTCTTAAAATTAACttgagcactagagggttgaaTAGTTTTCGCTTTGAGAATTTTGTTATGATTGGAATATAGAATTTTGTTTTCCCtgtcttgccttaacaattgctaaacggacaaggcattgataaaaaatgtgacatatggttgccgttacaattcgcacagcgaaaataataataataataataataataataataataataataataataataataataataataataataataataataataataataataataataataataataataataataataataataataataataataataataataataatgataataaaaataataataataataataataataataatgataataataataataataataataataataataataataataatgataataataataataataataataataataataataataataataataatgataataataataataataataataataataataataataataataataataataataataataataataataataataataataataataataataataataataataataataataataataataataatattaataataataataataataataataataacaataataataataataataataataataataataataataataataataataataataataataataataataataataataataataataataataataataataatcataataataataataataataataataataataataataataataataataataataataataataataataataataataataataataataataataataataataataataataataataataataataataataataataataataataataataataataataataataataataataataataataataataataataataataataataataataataataataataataataataataataataataataataataataataataataataataataataataataataataataataataataataataataataataataataataataataataataataataataataataataataataataataataataataaaaataataataatgataataataataataataataatagtaataataataataataataataataataataataataataataataataataataataataataataataataataataataataataataataataataataataataataataataataataataataataataataataataataataataataataataataataataataataataataataataataataataataataataataataataataataataataataataataataataataataataataataataataataataataataataataataataataataataataataataacaataataataataataatagtaataataataataataataataataataataataataataataataataataataataataataataataataataataataataataataataataataataataataataataataataataaaattaataataataataataataataataataataataataataataataataataataataataataataataataataatactaataataataataataataataataataataataataataataataataataataataataataataataataataataataataataataataataataacaataattcgagcgggggcctagtgt from Wyeomyia smithii strain HCP4-BCI-WySm-NY-G18 chromosome 3, ASM2978416v1, whole genome shotgun sequence encodes the following:
- the LOC129731357 gene encoding uncharacterized protein DDB_G0292186-like — its product is NNNNNNNNNNNNNNNNNNNNNNNNNNNNNNNNNNNNNNNNNNNNNNNNNNNNNNNNNNNNNNNNNNNNNNNNNNNNNNNNNNNNNNNNNNNNNNNNNNNNKNNNNDNNNNNNNSNNNNNNNNNNNNNNNNNNNNNNNNNNNNNNNNNNNNNNNNNNNNNNNNNNNNNNNNN